The following DNA comes from Streptomyces sp. NBC_00690.
CGGCCGGTAGGTCTGGGCCTGGGCGGCGCGCAGACAGAGTTCCAGGGCACGGCCGTAGTTGTAGTTTGGGATGACGACCGAGACCAGGGGGTTTGTGGTGGGGCGGGTCATGTCGGGCCGTGCCTTTCGGGCGGGCGGGCATGGGCGTACGGCAGGCGGCCGGCACTCAGGCCGGGGATGCCTCCAGGAGCAGCGCGGTGCCGATGAGTGCGGCCCACAGCGCGGAGTTGAGCAGGGTGGCTCGATCGCGCAGCAGGATGCGGACGGGGTTGCCGCCGCCCTGCTCGACCAGCAGGACCTGGAGGTAGCGGGCCAGACCGAAGATCGCGCAGAGGGCGGAGAGCAGGGCCGTGGTGTGGGATGCCCCGGCGAATACCGGGTCCTCGCGGAGGAAGAGCAGATAGGAGATGGCGGTCAGCCCGGCGATCAGGACGATCAGGTGGTCGACGAAGGCGACCGTGTAGCCGCGCAGCGCGGGGCGGTGGCCCAGCCCGGCTGCGGTGAGTTCGTGCCGCCGCTTGCCCAACGAGAGCAGGAGGCAGAACGAGAAGACGCAGATGGCAAGCCAGTCGGGCACCGGCCTGCCGAGGGCGACGCAGCCCTGGGCGAGACGTAGGACGAAACCGGTGGCCACGATGAACGCGTCCAGCAGGGGCACGTGTTTGAGCCCCTGGCTGTAGCCGAGGCTGATCAGCAGGTAGACGGCGACCGGCCACCATTCGGCGAAGGGGCGCACCAACACGGCTGCGGCCAGAGCGCCGGCCAGTACGGCGGCCAGGGCGAGCGCTCCGCGGGTACCGATCCGGCCGGCCGCGAGCGGACGGTGCCGTTTGGTGGGGTGCAGACGGTCGCGGTCGCGGTCGGCGAGGTCATTGACCACGTAGACGATCGCGGAGGCGAGGGTGAAGACGGCGAGCGCCCAGAGAATCCGGCCGGCACTACCGAGCGTCCAGTGGCGGGGGTCGAGCAGTGCGAGGGGCACGACGGCCAGGTTCTTCACCCACTGTCCGGGGCGGACCAGGGCCAGCAGGTCTGCGAGCCGTCGCCGGCGCGGTCGGGCGGGTGCTGTCTGGGGCGTGGGAGGGGTGACGAGGGTGGGTGGGGCCGCCACGCGCAGGGGCGCGGCGGAGGTCTGCGGGATGTCCACGGCAGGTCTCTCCACGGCTGGGGCTCCAGGGGGCTTAGAAGAAGACCTTGGCCAGTCCGAGCGCTCCCTGTCGCCAGGGGTCGCGGCTGGTCCGGCCGTTGGCAGCGGTGGCGGCGCGGGTGGGCGGCAGGGTGCGCCACCACTCGTAGGTGCGCAAGATGGCGTCGCGGTTGGACTGCTGCGGCTGGAAGCCGAGCCGCTCGCGGGCACGGCTGATGTCCACGTAGCTGTCGTCGAGCAGTTTGTAGAGCAGCCGGCCGTACACCGGTGAGAGCCGGGTGCGCTCCAGGC
Coding sequences within:
- a CDS encoding UbiA prenyltransferase family protein, which codes for MERPAVDIPQTSAAPLRVAAPPTLVTPPTPQTAPARPRRRRLADLLALVRPGQWVKNLAVVPLALLDPRHWTLGSAGRILWALAVFTLASAIVYVVNDLADRDRDRLHPTKRHRPLAAGRIGTRGALALAAVLAGALAAAVLVRPFAEWWPVAVYLLISLGYSQGLKHVPLLDAFIVATGFVLRLAQGCVALGRPVPDWLAICVFSFCLLLSLGKRRHELTAAGLGHRPALRGYTVAFVDHLIVLIAGLTAISYLLFLREDPVFAGASHTTALLSALCAIFGLARYLQVLLVEQGGGNPVRILLRDRATLLNSALWAALIGTALLLEASPA